The genomic DNA CGTGTTGCCATCGCGCGGGCGCTCGTCACGGACCCGGGCCTCGTCGTCGCGGACGAACCGACCGGCAATCTGGACTCTCAGTCGGCGCAGGAGGTCATGGCCATATTGCAGTCGCTCAGCCGCAGCGGGAGCAAGACGGTCATCATGGTGACTCACGATCCCAAGGCGGCCGCGTTCGGGTCTCGCTCCATTCATCTGGAAAAGGGCGAACTGGTGGATGGCGGGAGCGGGGTGGGGGCGCAGCCCCTCGAACACACGCTCCGGCAATGAACACCGCCACGTTCATCGCAAAGAACGCCCTGCGCAACAAGCGCCGCGCCAGCCTGACGGTCCTCAGTGTGGCGGTCAGTTGCGCGCTGCTGGTGACGCTCCTGACCTTGCAACGCGAATTGACGATCCCGCCCGAGTCCGAGGCCGCGTCGTTGCGCGTGATCGTGCGCAACAAGGTCTCCCTGGCCCAGCCGCTGCCGGCCAAACAGCTCGCAACACTCGACAAAATCCCCGGCATCGTGGCCGTGTCGCCTTTCACTTTTTTCGGCGGCAACTTCCGCGACGAAACGGTGACCAGTTTCGCCCAGTTCGCAGTGGATCCGGCGAGGTTTGCGGGACTCATTGTCGAGGGAAAGATCGCGGGGGGTTCCTACGAGGATTTCGTCAAGGACCGCAATTCGTGTCTGGTTGGCGCCGATACGATGAAACGTTACGGTTTGAAGATCGGCGACAAAATGCGCTTCACCGGGACGTTTTATCCGGTGGATCTCGACCTGCGAATTGCGGCAGTGTTCCAGGGAACGGTGGATGATCGCGGTGTGTTCTTTCATCACAAGCTGCTGGACGAGTTGCTGGGGGATATCGGAACGGTCGGCACCTGGTATATCCGGGTTGCGTCCGCGAGCGTGGCCAACGACGTGATCGCGCGCGTGAACAAGGCCTTCGAGAACACGGCGGCGGAGGTGCGCGCCGAGACCGAGCGCGCTTTCCAGATGAGTTTCATCAGCATGTTGGGCAATGTGAAACT from Candidatus Angelobacter sp. includes the following:
- a CDS encoding ABC transporter ATP-binding protein: RVAIARALVTDPGLVVADEPTGNLDSQSAQEVMAILQSLSRSGSKTVIMVTHDPKAAAFGSRSIHLEKGELVDGGSGVGAQPLEHTLRQ
- a CDS encoding FtsX-like permease family protein, which produces MNTATFIAKNALRNKRRASLTVLSVAVSCALLVTLLTLQRELTIPPESEAASLRVIVRNKVSLAQPLPAKQLATLDKIPGIVAVSPFTFFGGNFRDETVTSFAQFAVDPARFAGLIVEGKIAGGSYEDFVKDRNSCLVGADTMKRYGLKIGDKMRFTGTFYPVDLDLRIAAVFQGTVDDRGVFFHHKLLDELLGDIGTVGTWYIRVASASVANDVIARVNKAFENTAAEVRAETERAFQMSFISMLGNVKLLIGSISSVVVFTLMLVTVSTMSMAIRERFRELAILKALGYRRRELFSFILAESFGLAALGATIGIGGAWAFWTFTDLQKLTKGFLIYFEVTQRIIATGAVVAVLLAIIAAIAPSIAVARMSVVEGLKTLD